In the genome of Pelotomaculum isophthalicicum JI, one region contains:
- the cas5c gene encoding type I-C CRISPR-associated protein Cas5c, protein MGYGVKLRVWGDYACFTRPEMKAERVSYDVMTPSAARGILEAIHWKPALVWRIDRIHVMKPIRFDSIRRNEVAGKISERNIKTAMNGGTVDLHQYAAAQNERQQRAALVLRDVEYIIEAHFELTEKAGESDNPGKHCDIFSRRAREGQCHMRPYFGCREFPVNFELVEGEIPKSALKGEIDLGWMLWDIDFANDMQPIFFRPTMRDGVVDTRLSRGRGV, encoded by the coding sequence ATGGGATATGGAGTCAAACTCAGGGTTTGGGGCGACTATGCCTGCTTTACCAGACCCGAAATGAAAGCTGAAAGAGTTAGCTATGACGTGATGACGCCATCTGCCGCTCGCGGAATTCTGGAAGCCATACACTGGAAACCCGCGCTGGTCTGGAGAATTGACCGCATTCATGTCATGAAACCCATCCGGTTCGATTCGATCCGCAGAAACGAGGTTGCCGGAAAAATCTCCGAGCGAAATATTAAAACCGCCATGAATGGAGGAACCGTCGACCTTCATCAATATGCGGCAGCGCAAAATGAACGCCAACAGCGGGCGGCGCTGGTGCTTCGTGACGTGGAATATATTATTGAGGCTCATTTTGAGCTGACAGAAAAAGCCGGTGAGAGTGATAATCCCGGAAAACATTGCGACATATTCTCTCGCCGGGCGCGGGAAGGACAATGTCACATGCGTCCTTACTTTGGCTGCCGTGAATTTCCGGTAAACTTTGAATTGGTGGAAGGAGAGATCCCCAAATCAGCATTGAAGGGTGAAATAGATTTGGGGTGGATGCTTTGGGACATTGATTTTGCCAATGACATGCAACCCATTTTT